Proteins found in one Arachis stenosperma cultivar V10309 chromosome 8, arast.V10309.gnm1.PFL2, whole genome shotgun sequence genomic segment:
- the LOC130945365 gene encoding stearoyl-[acyl-carrier-protein] 9-desaturase 6, chloroplastic-like has protein sequence MAMQLQTRMMFTPKRASLAHAWSPSGIHISMLHAHARSSSSSTTLPPEKIEIFKSLEGWASQCILPLVKPVEKSWQPHDLLPDSSLSLDEFIYQVKALRDRTAELPDDYLVVLVGDMITEEALPSYQTWFNQLDGVGDKLGSSPNPWAVWSRAWTSEENRHGDLLKTYLYLSGRVDMFMIEKTIHYLIGAGVDVKTENNPYMGFVYTSFQERATFISHGNTARLATKSGDHVLARICGTIAADEKRHENVYSKIVEKLLEVDPTGTMIAISEMMRKKITMPAYLMHDGRDPHLFDHFSAVAQRLGVYTAADYADILEYLIGRWRLGELQGLTPEGRHAQDFVCGLAPRIRRLQERADKQVCKMKSRSVKFSWIFSREVPII, from the exons ATGGCAATGCAATTGCAAACAAGGATGATGTTCACACCCAAGAGGGCATCACTTGCGCATGCATGGTCCCCAAGTGGCATCCATATCTCCATGTTACATGCACATGCacgctcatcatcatcatcaacaacatTACCACCGGAGAAGATTGAAATTTTCAAGTCACTTGAGGGTTGGGCTTCACAGTGCATCTTGCCTCTTGTCAAGCCCGTCGAGAAAAGCTGGCAGCCCCATGATTTGTTACCGGACTCATCCCTTTCTTTAGATGAGTTCATTTATCAG GTGAAGGCTCTAAGAGATAGGACAGCTGAGCTTCCGGATGATTACTTGGTGGTGTTGGTGGGTGACATGATCACGGAGGAAGCACTGCCAAGCTACCAGACATGGTTCAACCAGCTTGATGGTGTTGGAGACAAGTTAGGCTCGTCCCCGAACCCATGGGCTGTGTGGTCTCGGGCTTGGACCTCCGAGGAGAATAGGCATGGGGACTTGCTCAAAACTTATCTCTATCTTTCTGGGAGGGTTGATATGTTCATGATTGAGAAGACTATCCATTATTTGATTGGAGCTGGCGTG GATGTGAAAACTGAAAACAACCCATATATGGGGTTTGTGTACACATCATTTCAAGAACGAGCCACGTTCATCTCACACGGCAACACAGCTCGGCTTGCAACAAAGAGCGGTGATCATGTGCTTGCGCGTATATGCGGCACCATTGCTGCGGACGAGAAGCGCCATGAGAATGTGTACTCCAAGATTGTGGAGAAGCTTCTAGAAGTGGACCCCACAGGGACAATGATAGCCATCTCAGAAATGATGCGCAAAAAAATCACAATGCCAGCATATTTGATGCATGATGGCAGGGACCCACACCTCTTTGATCACTTCTCTGCTGTGGCACAGCGTCTTGGTGTATACACAGCCGCTGATTATGCTGACATTTTAGAGTATTTGATCGGACGGTGGAGATTGGGAGAGTTACAGGGTTTGACACCTGAGGGAAGACATGCACAGGATTTTGTGTGTGGATTAGCACCCAGGATTAGAAGGTTGCAAGAACGCGCCGATAAACAAGTATGTAAGATGAAGTCACGTAGTGTCAAGTTTAGTTGGATTTTTAGTAGAGAGGTGCCcataatataa